One genomic segment of Musa acuminata AAA Group cultivar baxijiao chromosome BXJ3-3, Cavendish_Baxijiao_AAA, whole genome shotgun sequence includes these proteins:
- the LOC103978990 gene encoding leucine-rich repeat receptor-like protein FASCIATED EAR2, giving the protein MPRLEAEVAVLLCAVFFVPASGILHPVDYLVLQSLRQSLADLPGSAFFASWDFTAEPCAFAGVLCSRDRVVALSLGDPRAGSPGLTGHLPSSLIRLSALAELSLVPGRVAGPLPASLPSSLRFLALSGNLLSGSLPPSLSALRRLRTLDLSSNRLSGSVPPAIFRLPELRTLILAHNRLSGPVPAVASAPLLRLDLRSNALTGSVPFLPPSLVYLSLASNRLSGWVDRVLPRLTRLQFLDLCMNHLSGPLPGVLFTFSVSTLRLQRNQFSGPLRPASPLPVEGATVDLSYNRLTGNVPAELAPAGRLYLDFNRFTGQLPAALVDRVVAGRMRVLYLQHNYLTGFGIGGAAASVPAGMSLCLQDNCMVPPVNAACPRNAGPQRMRPPEQCAAIRNRG; this is encoded by the coding sequence ATGCCGAGGCTTGAGGCGGAGGTTGCAGTGTTGCTGTGTGCTGTCTTCTTCGTTCCCGCCTCCGGCATCTTGCACCCGGTGGACTACTTGGTGCTGCAGTCGCTCCGCCAGTCGCTGGCCGACCTCCCGGGCTCCGCCTTCTTCGCCAGCTGGGACTTCACCGCTGAACCCTGCGCCTTCGCCGGCGTGCTCTGCTCCCGCGACCGCGTCGTCGCCCTCTCCCTCGGCGACCCCCGCGCTGGCTCCCCGGGTCTCACTGGCCACCTGCCCTCCTCCCTCATCCGCCTCTCCGCCCTCGCTGAGCTCTCCCTTGTCCCCGGCCGCGTCGCTGGTCCCCTCCCTGCTTCCCTCCCTTCCAGCCTCCGCTTCCTCGCCCTCTCCGGTAACCTCCTCTCCGGCTCCCTGCCCCCCTCCCTCTCCGCCCTCCGCCGCCTCCGCACCCTCGACCTAAGCTCCAACCGCCTCTCCGGCTCTGTTCCCCCCGCCATCTTCCGCCTTCCGGAGCTCCGGACCCTCATCCTCGCCCACAACCGCCTCTCTGGCCCCGTCCCCGCTGTCGCCTCCGCTCCTCTCCTCCGCCTCGACCTCAGGAGCAACGCCCTCACCGGCTCCGTCCCCTTCCTGCCCCCGTCCCTCGTCTACCTCTCCCTCGCCTCTAACCGGCTCTCCGGGTGGGTGGACCGGGTGCTCCCCCGGCTCACCCGGCTCCAGTTCCTCGACCTATGCATGAACCACCTCTCCGGCCCGCTCCCGGGAGTCCTCTTCACCTTCTCCGTCTCGACTCTGCGGCTGCAGAGGAACCAGTTCTCGGGTCCGCTCCGGCCAGCCAGCCCACTGCCGGTGGAGGGGGCCACGGTCGACCTGAGCTACAACCGGCTCACGGGAAACGTACCGGCGGAGCTGGCGCCGGCTGGCCGGTTGTACCTGGACTTCAACCGTTTCACAGGGCAGTTGCCGGCAGCGCTGGTGGACCGGGTGGTGGCGGGCCGCATGCGGGTGCTCTACTTGCAGCACAACTACCTGACAGGGTTCGGGATCGGCGGCGCGGCAGCCTCCGTTCCGGCGGGCATGTCTCTGTGCTTGCAGGACAACTGCATGGTGCCGCCGGTCAACGCGGCGTGCCCGCGCAACGCCGGGCCGCAGAGGATGCGGCCGCCGGAACAGTGCGCTGCCATCAGGAACAGGGGCTGA
- the LOC135633703 gene encoding LEC14B homolog, with product MRRWRLNRSRASSSTLVPVDATFTIDDEISQLTKLQSGPCTSNLKALRSCRRMPIPTTTMLLAREANYSGQGRFSSADCSHVLGRYLPVNSPSQIDRMNSEAYVSQFSIDGSLLVAGFQGSRIRIYNVDNGWKVQKDINAQSLRWTITDTALSPDQRHLVYSSLTPLVHIVNVRTGMTDSQANITEIHEHLDFSVDGDRDSFNIFSIKFSTDGRELVAGGSDDSIYVYDLEANKLAMRIIAHTDDVNTVSFADETGHVMFSGSDDNLCKVWDRRCIAATGNPAGFLEGHLEGITFIDSRGDGHYFISNSKDQTTKLWDIRRMSSTTKSRTPRTYYDWDYRWMDYPAEARNQKHPCDRSVATYKGHSVLRTLIRCYFSPTHSTGQKYIYTGSFDKCVYIYDVVTGAIVAKLAWHNDAIRDCSWHPYYPVLVSSSWDHAVTRWEFPGSPADSAVKRKTSQRRHEGHP from the exons ATGCGACGTTGGAGGCTGAATCGGAGCAGAGCTTCTTCTTCCACGCTAGTGCCTGTTGATGCGACTTTCACGATTGATGATGAGATATCTCAACTTACGAAGCTCCAATCGGGACCCTGTACAAGTAACCTTAAGGCTCTAAGGAGCTGCCGGAGAATGCCTATCCCCACAACTACAATGTTATTGGCAAGGGAAGCTAATTATTCTGGACAGGGAAGGTTCTCGTCAGCTGATTGCTCACATGTTCTTGGCCGGTACCTGCCTGTGAATTCTCCAAGTCAAATAGACAGGATGAACAGTGAAGCATATGTGTCGCAATTCTCCATTGATGGTTCACTTCTTGTTGCAGGATTTCAG GGGAGCCGTATTAGAATTTACAATGTTGACAATGGATGGAAAGTACAGAAAGATATAAATGCTCAGAGTTTGAGATGGACAATTACAGATACAGCTCTTTCACCTGACCAACGGCATCTT GTTTATTCTAGTCTCACACCACTTGTTCATATTGTTAATGTGCGGACCGGGATGACAGACTCACAAGCTAACATTACG GAAATTCATGAACATTTGGATTTTTCTGTTGATGGCGACAGAGACTCCTTTAATATATTTTCCATAAAATTTTCAACCGATGGTCGAGAGCTTGTTGCTGGAGGCAGTGATGATTCAATATATGTGTATGACCTGGAGGCAAACAAGTTGGCAATGCGCATTATAGCTCACAcc GATGATGTAAATACAGTTTCATTTGCTGATGAAACTGGCCATGTCATGTTCTCCGGTAGTGATGATAATCTCTGCAAG GTTTGGGACAGACGATGCATTGCAGCAACAGGAAATCCAGCAGGCTTTCTCGAAGGTCATCTAGAAGGCATTACATTTATAGATAGCCGTGGGGATGGCCATTACTTCATTTCAAATAGTAAAGACCAGACTACCAAACTTTGGGACATTAGGAGAATGTCCTCCACTACTAAATC CCGAACTCCGAGAACTTATTATGACTGGGACTATAGATGGATGGACTACCCAGCTGAAGCAAGGAATCAGAAGCACCCATGCGATCGGTCTGTAGCTACATATAAAGGGCATTCAGTCTTGCGCACTCTGATACGCTGTTACTTCTCCCCTACACACAG CACGGGTCAGAAGTACATCTATACAGGATCCTTCGACAAGTGTGTTTATATCTATGATGTG GTAACTGGAGCAATCGTTGCAAAACTCGCCTGGCACAACGATGCCATTAGAGATTGTAGCTGGCACCCCTATTACCCAGTGCTTGTCAGTTCTTCCTGGGACCATGCTGTCACCAGGTGGGAGTTCCCAGGCAGTCCTGCCGATTCCGCCGTGAAGAGGAAGACAAGCCAGAGGAGACATGAAGGGCATCCGTGA